Proteins from one Mycobacterium sp. SMC-2 genomic window:
- a CDS encoding LCP family protein translates to MSVHRVVRVIATALTLAVVVGTGIAWSNVRAFEDGIFHMSAPSLGKGGDDGAIDILLVGMDSRTDAHGNPLSQEELATLRAGDEEATNTDTIILIRIPNNGKSATAISIPRDSYVAAPGLGKTKINGVYGQTREAKRTNLVKAGDSAEDAAAQGTEAGREALIKTVADLTGVTVDHYAEIGLLGFSLITDALGGVDVCLKEPVFEPLSGADFPAGPQRLDGPEALSFVRQRHELPRGDLDRVVRQQVVMASLAHRVLSGKTLSSPTTMRRLEAAVQRSVVISSGWDVMDFVQQMQKLAGGNVAFATIPVLDGAGWSDDGMQSVVRVDQRQVQDWVSGLLHEQEQGKTEEIAYTPAKTTASVVNDTDINGLASAVSQVLTAKGFGAGTVGNNDGGHVKGSQVRAAKADDLGAQEVSKELGGLPVVADPSVAPGSVRVVLANDYTGPGSGLSGTGTVMPARVSNVGSVAPDPNVPAPSPILTAGSDKPECIN, encoded by the coding sequence ATGTCTGTGCATCGTGTGGTTCGTGTGATTGCCACTGCGCTCACGCTCGCGGTCGTCGTCGGCACCGGGATCGCGTGGAGCAACGTCCGAGCCTTCGAGGACGGCATCTTTCACATGTCCGCACCCTCGCTCGGCAAGGGCGGCGACGACGGCGCGATCGACATCCTGCTGGTCGGCATGGACAGCCGCACCGACGCCCACGGCAACCCCCTGTCCCAAGAGGAACTGGCCACCCTGCGGGCCGGCGACGAGGAAGCGACCAACACCGACACGATCATCCTGATCCGGATCCCCAACAACGGGAAGTCGGCGACCGCCATCTCGATTCCCCGCGACTCCTACGTCGCCGCGCCGGGCCTGGGTAAGACGAAGATCAACGGCGTCTACGGCCAGACCCGCGAGGCCAAGCGCACCAACCTGGTCAAGGCCGGCGATTCGGCCGAGGACGCCGCCGCCCAGGGCACCGAGGCCGGGCGCGAGGCCCTGATCAAGACCGTCGCCGACCTCACCGGCGTCACCGTGGACCACTACGCCGAGATCGGGCTGCTCGGCTTCTCGTTGATCACCGACGCCCTCGGCGGCGTGGACGTCTGCCTCAAAGAGCCGGTGTTCGAACCGCTTTCGGGTGCCGACTTCCCGGCCGGCCCGCAACGGCTCGACGGGCCCGAGGCGCTCAGCTTCGTCCGGCAGCGCCACGAATTGCCGCGCGGCGACCTGGACCGGGTGGTGCGCCAGCAGGTGGTGATGGCGTCGCTGGCCCATCGGGTCCTCTCCGGCAAGACGCTGTCCAGTCCCACCACGATGCGCCGGCTGGAGGCCGCCGTGCAGCGCTCGGTGGTGATCTCGTCGGGTTGGGACGTGATGGATTTCGTCCAGCAGATGCAGAAGCTGGCCGGCGGCAACGTCGCGTTCGCCACCATTCCGGTGCTGGACGGGGCCGGCTGGAGCGACGACGGCATGCAGAGCGTCGTGCGCGTGGATCAGCGTCAGGTCCAGGACTGGGTCAGCGGGCTGCTGCACGAGCAGGAGCAGGGCAAGACCGAGGAGATCGCCTACACCCCGGCGAAGACCACCGCCAGCGTGGTCAACGACACCGACATCAACGGGCTGGCGTCAGCGGTCTCACAGGTGTTGACCGCCAAGGGATTTGGTGCCGGCACCGTCGGCAACAACGACGGCGGCCACGTCAAGGGCAGCCAGGTGCGGGCCGCCAAGGCCGACGACCTGGGCGCCCAGGAGGTGTCCAAGGAGCTGGGCGGGTTGCCGGTGGTGGCCGATCCGTCCGTGGCGCCCGGCTCGGTCCGGGTGGTGCTGGCCAACGACTACACCGGCCCCGGCTCGGGACTGTCCGGCACCGGCACGGTAATGCCCGCCCGGGTGTCCAACGTCGGTTCGGTGGCCCCCGACCCGAACGTCCCCGCGCCCTCGCCGATCCTGACCGCCGGCTCCGACAAGCCCGAGTGCATCAACTGA
- a CDS encoding DUF1490 family protein — protein sequence MPGYGLLAKAAGTVVTGLVGVTTYELARKALSKAPLHETAVSAAELGLRGTRKAEEAAESARLKLADVMAEARERIGEEAPTPSIGDAHQHEH from the coding sequence ATGCCGGGGTACGGGCTATTGGCTAAAGCTGCAGGGACGGTGGTGACGGGATTGGTCGGAGTGACCACCTATGAGCTGGCACGCAAAGCCCTGAGCAAGGCGCCGCTGCACGAGACCGCGGTGTCGGCCGCCGAGCTGGGGCTGCGCGGGACCCGCAAGGCCGAAGAGGCGGCCGAGTCGGCCCGGCTGAAGCTCGCCGACGTCATGGCCGAAGCCCGCGAGCGCATCGGCGAGGAGGCGCCCACACCCTCGATCGGCGACGCCCACCAGCACGAGCACTGA
- the rfbD gene encoding dTDP-4-dehydrorhamnose reductase codes for MSTRIVIAGAGGQLGSCLRSLAAGQGRDVLALTSSEWDITDPVAAERIVRRGDVVINCAAYTDVDGAESDEAGAYAVNAAGPENIARACARAGARLIHVSTDYVFDGDFDGAAPRPYEPDDETAPQGVYARSKLAGERAVLGALPDAVIVRTAWVYTGADGKDFVAVMRRLAAGDGPVDVVDDQIGSPTYVGDLAAALLQVADDRVPGPILHAANEGAVSRFEQARAVFSECGADPARVRPVGTDKFPRPAPRPAYSALSCRKSAAAGLRPLRPWRAALVAALAASSSDRPLPSTRD; via the coding sequence ATGTCGACCAGGATCGTGATCGCCGGTGCCGGGGGGCAGCTGGGCAGCTGTTTGCGTTCCCTGGCCGCCGGCCAGGGCCGCGACGTGCTGGCGCTGACGTCCTCGGAGTGGGACATCACCGACCCCGTCGCCGCCGAGCGGATCGTCCGGCGCGGCGACGTGGTGATCAACTGCGCGGCGTACACCGACGTCGACGGCGCCGAGAGCGACGAGGCCGGCGCCTACGCCGTCAACGCCGCCGGCCCGGAGAACATCGCCCGGGCCTGCGCGCGCGCCGGCGCCCGGCTGATCCACGTCTCCACCGACTACGTCTTTGACGGCGACTTCGACGGCGCGGCGCCCCGGCCCTACGAGCCCGACGACGAAACCGCGCCGCAGGGCGTGTACGCCCGCAGCAAGCTCGCGGGGGAGCGGGCCGTGCTGGGGGCGCTGCCCGACGCCGTGATCGTCCGGACCGCCTGGGTCTACACCGGCGCTGACGGCAAGGACTTCGTCGCCGTCATGCGCCGGCTGGCCGCCGGGGACGGTCCGGTGGACGTCGTCGACGACCAGATCGGCTCACCGACCTACGTGGGAGACCTGGCGGCCGCGCTGCTGCAGGTCGCCGACGACCGCGTGCCCGGGCCGATCCTGCACGCCGCCAACGAGGGCGCGGTGTCGCGCTTCGAGCAGGCGCGCGCGGTGTTCTCCGAATGCGGCGCCGACCCGGCGCGGGTGCGGCCGGTCGGCACCGACAAGTTTCCGCGGCCCGCGCCGCGGCCGGCCTACTCCGCACTGTCGTGCCGGAAGTCCGCCGCGGCGGGGCTGCGGCCGTTAAGGCCCTGGCGCGCTGCGCTTGTCGCGGCGCTGGCGGCATCGAGCAGTGACCGACCGTTACCCTCTACGCGTGACTGA
- a CDS encoding transposase, protein MLVTAPAELREHYRRHTPTQLTRALARCRPSTQSDPTSAAILAGCKALAQRTEFLKHQEKDLTTELDALITTINPGLRAAYGVGPDTAAQLIITAGTNPHRLRSEAAFAMLCGAAPIPASSGKTSRHRLSRGGDRAANQALHRIALVRMSNHPSTRDYVTRQLANGRSKRDILRLLKRAIARETFRLLTRQCDIDDYSDLRPARQTKNITVTAAAQHLGVWPTVISRIERGLQRDDTLADNYRQWLAAA, encoded by the coding sequence TTGCTCGTCACCGCCCCCGCCGAGTTGCGAGAACACTACCGGCGTCACACCCCGACTCAACTGACCCGTGCGCTGGCCCGCTGCCGGCCCAGCACCCAGTCCGACCCGACCAGTGCCGCCATCCTCGCCGGGTGCAAAGCACTGGCTCAACGAACCGAGTTCCTCAAGCATCAGGAAAAAGACCTGACCACCGAACTCGACGCACTAATCACCACGATCAATCCCGGCCTGCGTGCGGCCTACGGCGTTGGGCCCGATACCGCCGCTCAGCTGATCATCACCGCCGGCACCAACCCGCACCGCCTGCGCAGCGAGGCGGCCTTCGCAATGTTATGCGGCGCAGCTCCCATCCCGGCGTCTTCAGGGAAGACGTCTCGTCATCGACTCTCCCGGGGCGGAGATCGAGCCGCCAACCAAGCGCTGCACCGCATCGCACTGGTCCGGATGTCAAACCATCCCAGCACCCGCGACTACGTCACACGCCAACTCGCCAACGGCCGTTCCAAGCGCGACATCCTGCGGCTGCTCAAACGCGCCATCGCCCGCGAAACCTTCAGGCTGCTCACCCGGCAATGCGACATCGACGACTACAGCGACCTGCGCCCAGCCCGTCAAACCAAGAACATCACGGTCACCGCCGCAGCCCAACACCTCGGTGTCTGGCCAACGGTCATCTCCCGGATAGAACGAGGACTCCAACGTGACGACACCCTCGCCGACAACTACCGCCAATGGCTAGCAGCGGCCTAA
- a CDS encoding CoA transferase, with product MADSTPAKPLDGFRVLDFTQNIAGPLAGQVLADLGAEVIKIEAPLGEAARHITAVLPGRPPLPTLFLPHNRGKKSVAVDLTDDEAKQQILRLADTADVVLEGFRPGVMERMGLGPDVLRTRNPGLIYARLSAYGGNGPHGSRPGVDLMVAAESGMTTGMPTPTGKPQIIPFQLVDAASGHVLAQAVLAALLNRERHGVADVVRVAMYDVAVNLQASQLTIHLNKPSEAPKPDATPKAKKRKGVGFATQPSDAFKAADGYLVISAYVPKHWKKLCELIGRPDLQDDERFIDQRSRAMNYPELTEELESALAAKTAAEWVQLLQEGGLMACLAYTWKQVVETPLFAENELGLRVGSGGDAVTVVRMPARYSSFDAAVAEPPPAPGQHNDVFLGAPETAS from the coding sequence ATGGCAGACAGCACGCCCGCCAAGCCCCTTGACGGTTTCCGGGTGCTCGACTTCACCCAGAACATCGCCGGGCCGCTGGCCGGGCAGGTGCTGGCCGACCTGGGCGCCGAGGTGATCAAAATCGAGGCGCCCCTCGGTGAGGCGGCCCGGCACATCACCGCGGTCCTGCCCGGACGTCCGCCCCTGCCCACGCTGTTCCTGCCCCACAACCGGGGCAAGAAGTCGGTGGCGGTGGACCTCACCGACGACGAGGCCAAGCAGCAGATCCTGCGGCTGGCCGACACCGCCGACGTCGTACTCGAGGGGTTCCGCCCCGGCGTAATGGAACGCATGGGCCTGGGCCCCGACGTCTTGCGCACCCGCAACCCGGGGCTCATCTACGCGCGGCTGTCGGCCTACGGCGGCAACGGCCCGCACGGCAGCAGGCCGGGCGTCGACCTGATGGTTGCGGCCGAGTCGGGCATGACCACCGGGATGCCGACGCCCACCGGCAAACCGCAGATCATCCCCTTCCAGCTCGTCGACGCCGCCAGCGGTCACGTGCTGGCCCAAGCGGTGCTGGCCGCGCTGCTGAACCGGGAGCGCCACGGGGTGGCCGACGTGGTGCGGGTCGCCATGTACGACGTCGCGGTCAACCTGCAGGCCAGCCAGCTCACCATCCACCTGAACAAGCCGAGCGAGGCGCCCAAGCCCGACGCCACGCCAAAAGCCAAGAAGCGCAAGGGTGTCGGCTTCGCCACCCAACCGTCGGATGCGTTCAAGGCCGCCGACGGGTACCTGGTGATCAGCGCGTATGTGCCCAAACACTGGAAGAAGCTGTGCGAGCTCATCGGCCGGCCCGACCTACAGGACGACGAGCGTTTCATCGACCAGCGTTCGCGCGCAATGAATTACCCCGAATTGACCGAGGAACTGGAATCGGCGCTGGCCGCCAAGACGGCGGCCGAATGGGTGCAGCTGCTGCAGGAGGGTGGCCTGATGGCCTGCCTGGCCTACACGTGGAAGCAGGTCGTGGAGACCCCGCTGTTCGCCGAGAACGAGCTCGGCCTGCGGGTGGGCAGCGGTGGCGACGCCGTCACGGTGGTCCGCATGCCCGCGCGCTACTCAAGCTTCGACGCGGCGGTCGCCGAACCCCCGCCCGCGCCGGGACAGCACAACGACGTGTTTCTGGGTGCGCCCGAAACCGCGTCGTGA
- a CDS encoding transposase encodes MTASRVVVIGADTHLDTVHLAVLDTTGKPLADTKFRTRPVDYFVAVKWAQSFGQVQIAGIEGTSSYGAGLTRAFQDAGIEVAEVNRPDRAARRRQGKSDPLDAYAAARAALAGHGLAVPKDEHTHALRALLIARRGAVKARTPQSTRSKRCSSPPPPSCENTTGVTPRLN; translated from the coding sequence GTGACAGCTTCACGCGTCGTCGTCATCGGCGCCGACACCCATTTGGATACCGTCCACCTAGCCGTTTTGGATACGACGGGAAAACCGTTGGCCGATACCAAGTTTCGGACGCGCCCCGTCGACTATTTCGTGGCGGTCAAATGGGCGCAAAGCTTCGGACAGGTGCAAATCGCAGGTATCGAGGGCACCAGCTCCTATGGCGCCGGGCTGACTCGGGCTTTCCAGGACGCCGGGATCGAGGTCGCCGAAGTCAACCGGCCTGACCGCGCAGCCCGTCGACGACAAGGCAAATCCGACCCATTGGATGCCTACGCTGCGGCCCGGGCCGCGCTGGCCGGTCACGGATTGGCCGTGCCCAAAGATGAACACACCCACGCATTGCGGGCCCTGCTGATCGCGCGTCGCGGGGCCGTCAAAGCGCGCACCCCGCAATCAACCAGATCAAAGCGTTGCTCGTCACCGCCCCCGCCGAGTTGCGAGAACACTACCGGCGTCACACCCCGACTCAACTGA
- a CDS encoding HNH endonuclease signature motif containing protein, whose amino-acid sequence MFDKSRSSSELVARLDKWAEEMLGRARQKTATAESADWIEQIGTAVRIENQAVAAQFAAIGGLFRYRLAQGPEAEDWAIDTMAAVAAEVAARLRISQGLATDKVHYARAMDERLPHTAEVFLAGGIGFQAFSTIVSRTDLIVDSDALNRVDELIAANVARWPSLTRGRLSAKIDAIVARVDADAVRRRTKRHLDREIWIGVDADGISEIGGSLFTVDAHALDTRLTALAATVCEHDPRTGEQRRADALGALAAGADRLGCRCGRADCAAGRRPASSPVTIHVIASQDTLDGGQAPACEINADGLITPELITELAKSAKLVPLVHPGCAPPEPGYTPSKALADFVRARDLTCRWPGCDVPAGNCQLDHTIPYANGGPTHAGNIKCYCPTHHLLKTFWGWTEQQLADGTLILTSPSGQTYVTTPGSALLFPSLCYAVGGMPAPEADLPQYYCGQRSAMMPKRRRTRAQNRAHRVAAERRANREARLARAGPTPPDPDDDPPPF is encoded by the coding sequence ATGTTCGATAAGTCACGCTCGTCGTCTGAGCTCGTCGCGCGGCTCGACAAGTGGGCCGAGGAGATGCTGGGACGGGCGCGGCAGAAGACCGCGACGGCGGAGTCGGCGGACTGGATCGAGCAGATCGGCACGGCGGTGCGTATCGAGAACCAGGCGGTGGCCGCGCAGTTCGCGGCGATCGGCGGGTTGTTCCGGTACCGGCTGGCGCAGGGTCCGGAGGCCGAGGACTGGGCCATCGACACGATGGCGGCGGTGGCCGCGGAAGTGGCCGCGCGCCTGCGGATCAGCCAAGGGCTGGCCACCGACAAAGTGCACTATGCCCGCGCGATGGATGAACGACTGCCCCACACCGCTGAGGTGTTTCTCGCCGGTGGCATCGGTTTTCAGGCGTTCAGCACGATCGTCTCGCGGACCGACCTGATCGTCGATTCCGACGCGTTGAACCGCGTCGATGAACTCATAGCCGCCAATGTGGCGCGCTGGCCGTCGCTGACGCGGGGCCGGCTGTCGGCCAAAATCGACGCCATCGTGGCCCGCGTGGACGCCGATGCCGTGCGCCGTCGCACGAAACGCCATCTCGATCGCGAGATCTGGATCGGCGTCGACGCCGACGGGATCTCCGAAATCGGCGGCAGCCTGTTCACCGTCGACGCCCACGCGCTGGACACCCGGTTGACTGCCCTGGCGGCCACGGTGTGTGAGCACGACCCCCGCACCGGGGAACAGCGCCGGGCGGATGCGCTCGGGGCGCTGGCAGCCGGCGCGGACCGGCTGGGCTGCCGCTGCGGGCGAGCTGATTGCGCCGCGGGGCGACGGCCCGCGTCCTCGCCGGTGACCATCCACGTCATCGCCTCTCAGGACACCCTCGACGGCGGACAGGCACCGGCCTGCGAGATCAATGCCGACGGGCTTATCACTCCCGAACTGATCACCGAACTCGCCAAGTCAGCCAAACTCGTCCCGCTGGTCCATCCCGGCTGCGCGCCACCCGAGCCCGGCTACACCCCGTCGAAGGCGCTGGCCGATTTCGTACGCGCCCGCGACCTGACCTGCCGGTGGCCCGGGTGCGACGTCCCGGCCGGCAACTGCCAGCTCGACCACACCATCCCCTACGCCAACGGCGGGCCCACCCACGCGGGCAACATCAAGTGTTATTGCCCGACCCATCATCTTCTGAAGACTTTTTGGGGCTGGACCGAACAGCAGCTGGCTGACGGCACGTTGATCCTGACCTCGCCGTCCGGACAGACGTACGTCACGACCCCGGGCAGCGCGCTGCTGTTCCCCAGCCTGTGCTACGCCGTGGGCGGCATGCCGGCACCGGAAGCCGACCTGCCGCAGTATTACTGCGGTCAGCGCAGCGCGATGATGCCGAAACGACGCCGCACCCGCGCCCAAAACCGCGCCCACCGCGTGGCCGCGGAACGCCGAGCCAATCGCGAGGCGCGCCTGGCCCGGGCTGGGCCCACGCCACCCGACCCCGACGACGATCCACCGCCATTCTGA
- a CDS encoding TIGR03089 family protein, translated as MHQLSTLAGAILDPMLRTDPVGPRITYYDDATGERIELSAATLANWAAKTGNLLRDELGAGPGSRVAILLPAHWQTAVVLFGVWWIGAEAVLEPGPADLALCTADRLDEADIALAASGGEVAVLSLDPFGRPAPDLPIGVTDYATAVRVHGDQIVAERHPGPALAGRSVDDVLADCQSSAAARGLTAKDRVLSSAAWSNPDQLVDGLLAILAVGASLVQVAHPDPSALERRIETEKVTRVL; from the coding sequence GTGCATCAACTGAGCACGCTCGCCGGCGCCATCCTCGACCCGATGCTGCGGACCGACCCGGTCGGCCCGCGCATCACCTACTACGACGACGCGACCGGGGAACGCATCGAGTTGTCCGCGGCGACGCTGGCGAACTGGGCGGCCAAGACCGGCAACCTGTTGCGCGACGAGCTGGGCGCTGGCCCGGGCAGCCGGGTCGCGATCCTGCTGCCGGCGCACTGGCAGACGGCGGTCGTGTTGTTCGGCGTGTGGTGGATCGGCGCCGAGGCGGTACTCGAGCCGGGCCCGGCGGACCTAGCGCTGTGCACCGCCGACCGGCTCGACGAGGCCGACATCGCCTTGGCGGCATCGGGGGGTGAAGTCGCGGTGCTGTCGCTGGACCCCTTCGGCCGCCCGGCCCCCGACCTGCCGATCGGCGTCACCGACTACGCCACCGCGGTGCGGGTGCACGGCGACCAGATCGTCGCCGAGCGCCATCCCGGCCCGGCGCTGGCCGGCCGATCGGTCGACGACGTCCTCGCCGATTGCCAAAGCTCGGCCGCCGCAAGGGGATTGACGGCGAAGGACCGCGTTCTTTCCAGCGCGGCGTGGTCGAATCCCGACCAACTGGTGGACGGCCTGCTGGCGATCCTGGCCGTCGGCGCGTCGCTGGTGCAGGTGGCCCATCCCGACCCGTCGGCGCTTGAACGCAGGATCGAAACGGAGAAGGTCACCCGGGTGCTCTGA
- the ctpC gene encoding manganese-exporting P-type ATPase CtpC — protein MAPATALDPVLPEDPALHIVSDAAGRMRVSVEWLRCDSRRAVAVEEAVAKQDGVRVVHAYPRTGSVVVWYSPRRCDRSAVLAAIGGAVHVAAELIPARAPHSSEIRNSDVVRMVVGGAALALLGVRRYVFARPPLLGPNGRILATGITIFTGYPFLRGALRSLRSGRAGTDALVSAATVASLVLRENVVALTVLWLLNIGEYLQDLTLRRTRRAISELLRGSQDTAWIRLTDGAEVQVPIDSVQIGDEVIIHDHVAVPVDGEVLDGEAIVNQSAITGENLPVSVMVGAHVHAGSVVVRGRLVVRAEAVGNQTAIGRIITRVEEAQHDRAPIQTVGENFSRRFVPTSFIVSALTLAVTGDVRRAMTMLLIACPCAVGLSTPTAISAAIGNGARRGILIKGGSHLEQAGRVDAIVFDKTGTLTVGRPVVTNIIALHKDWEPEQVLAYAASSEIHSRHPLAEAVIRSTEERQITIPPHEECEVLVGLGMRTWADGRTLLLGSPGLLRAEKVRVSKKASEWVDRLRRQAETPLLLAVDGKLVGLISLRDEVRPEATEVLKQLRDNGIRRIVMLTGDHPDIARVVAEELGIDEWRAEVMPEDKLEVVRGLQDDGYVVGMVGDGINDAPALAAADIGIAMGLAGTDVAVETADVALANDDLHRLLDVRDLGARAVDVIRENYGMSIAVNAVGLVIGAGGALSPVLAAILHNASSVAVVANSSRLIRYRLG, from the coding sequence ATGGCGCCCGCCACCGCCCTGGACCCAGTCCTCCCGGAAGACCCTGCGCTGCATATTGTTTCGGATGCGGCCGGGCGCATGCGGGTTTCCGTCGAATGGCTCCGGTGTGACTCCCGGCGCGCGGTGGCCGTCGAGGAGGCCGTCGCCAAGCAGGACGGCGTGCGGGTGGTGCACGCCTACCCGCGCACCGGCTCCGTCGTCGTCTGGTATTCGCCCCGGCGCTGCGACCGCTCCGCGGTGCTGGCGGCGATCGGCGGCGCCGTGCACGTCGCCGCCGAGCTGATCCCGGCCCGCGCGCCCCATTCGTCGGAGATCCGCAACAGCGACGTGGTGCGGATGGTCGTCGGCGGCGCGGCGCTGGCCCTGCTCGGGGTGCGCCGTTACGTGTTCGCCCGGCCGCCGCTGCTCGGCCCGAACGGCCGGATCCTGGCCACCGGGATCACCATCTTCACCGGCTACCCCTTCCTGCGGGGCGCGCTGCGCTCGTTGCGCTCGGGCCGCGCCGGCACCGACGCCCTGGTGTCGGCGGCGACGGTGGCGAGCCTGGTGCTGCGCGAGAACGTGGTCGCGCTCACGGTGCTGTGGCTGCTCAACATCGGCGAGTATTTGCAGGACCTGACCCTGCGCCGGACTCGCCGGGCCATCTCGGAGCTGTTGCGCGGGAGCCAGGACACGGCGTGGATCCGGCTGACCGACGGGGCCGAGGTCCAGGTGCCCATCGACAGCGTGCAGATCGGCGACGAGGTGATCATCCACGACCACGTCGCGGTACCGGTGGACGGCGAGGTGCTCGACGGCGAGGCGATCGTGAACCAGTCCGCGATCACCGGCGAGAACCTGCCCGTTTCCGTCATGGTCGGCGCGCACGTGCACGCCGGGTCGGTCGTGGTGCGCGGTCGCCTGGTGGTGCGCGCCGAGGCCGTCGGCAACCAGACCGCGATCGGGCGCATCATTACCCGGGTCGAGGAGGCGCAGCACGACCGGGCCCCCATCCAGACGGTCGGCGAAAACTTCTCCCGCCGTTTCGTTCCCACCTCGTTCATCGTCTCGGCCCTCACCCTGGCGGTCACCGGCGACGTGCGGCGCGCGATGACCATGCTGTTGATCGCGTGCCCCTGCGCGGTGGGCCTGTCCACCCCGACCGCGATCAGCGCGGCAATCGGCAACGGTGCCCGCCGCGGCATCCTGATCAAGGGCGGATCCCACCTCGAACAGGCCGGCCGGGTGGACGCGATCGTGTTCGACAAGACCGGGACGCTGACCGTCGGCCGCCCAGTGGTCACCAATATCATTGCCTTGCATAAGGATTGGGAGCCCGAGCAGGTGCTGGCGTATGCGGCCAGCTCGGAGATCCACTCCCGCCACCCGTTGGCCGAGGCCGTGATCCGCTCGACCGAGGAGCGCCAGATCACCATCCCGCCGCACGAGGAGTGCGAGGTTCTGGTGGGCCTGGGCATGCGCACCTGGGCCGACGGCCGCACCCTGCTGCTCGGCAGCCCCGGGCTGCTGCGCGCCGAGAAGGTGCGGGTGTCGAAGAAGGCGTCCGAGTGGGTGGACAGGCTGCGGCGCCAGGCCGAGACCCCGCTGCTGCTGGCGGTCGACGGCAAGCTGGTGGGGCTGATCAGCCTGCGCGACGAGGTGCGGCCCGAGGCGACCGAGGTGTTGAAACAGTTGCGGGACAACGGTATTCGTCGCATCGTCATGCTCACCGGCGATCACCCCGACATCGCCCGGGTGGTCGCCGAGGAACTGGGCATCGACGAGTGGCGCGCCGAGGTGATGCCGGAGGACAAGCTCGAGGTGGTGCGCGGTCTGCAGGACGACGGCTACGTGGTGGGCATGGTGGGCGACGGCATCAACGACGCCCCGGCGCTGGCCGCCGCCGACATCGGGATCGCCATGGGCCTGGCCGGAACCGACGTCGCGGTCGAGACCGCCGACGTGGCGCTGGCCAACGACGACCTGCATCGGCTGCTCGACGTGCGGGACCTGGGCGCCCGGGCCGTCGACGTCATCCGGGAGAACTACGGCATGTCGATCGCGGTCAACGCCGTGGGCCTGGTGATCGGGGCCGGCGGCGCGCTGTCGCCCGTGCTGGCCGCGATCCTGCACAACGCGTCGTCGGTCGCGGTGGTGGCCAACAGCTCCCGACTGATCCGCTACCGCCTGGGCTAG
- a CDS encoding class I SAM-dependent methyltransferase — MTRTDNDSWDLATSVGATATMVAAGRARATRDALIDDRFAEPLVRAVGVDFFTRWADGELDSADVDEPGAPWGMQRMTDMLAARTRYIDAFFAEAGAAGIRQVVILASGLDARAYRLPWAAGTTVFEIDQPQVLDFKAVTIAELGATPMAKVRTVPIDLRHDWPSALRRAGFDTERPAAWAAEGLLSFLPAEAQDRLLDDITALSADGSRLVAEVFSNTGVSGEALNAASQKWRDNGLEIALGDLGFPGERNDAATYLEQHGWRAVRTPLNRLLADNGLPLQRTDPGAPFAQNYYCTAVLHKAG, encoded by the coding sequence ATGACGCGCACCGACAACGACAGCTGGGACCTGGCCACCAGCGTGGGGGCCACCGCCACCATGGTGGCCGCCGGGCGGGCGAGGGCCACCCGCGACGCGCTGATCGACGACCGGTTCGCCGAGCCGCTGGTGCGCGCCGTCGGCGTCGACTTCTTCACCCGGTGGGCCGACGGCGAACTCGACTCCGCCGACGTCGACGAGCCCGGCGCCCCATGGGGCATGCAGCGCATGACGGACATGCTGGCAGCCCGCACGCGCTACATCGACGCGTTCTTCGCCGAGGCGGGCGCCGCCGGGATCCGCCAGGTGGTCATCCTGGCCTCCGGCCTGGACGCGCGCGCATACCGGCTGCCCTGGGCCGCGGGCACCACGGTCTTCGAGATCGACCAGCCGCAGGTGCTCGATTTCAAGGCCGTCACCATCGCCGAACTCGGCGCCACCCCGATGGCAAAGGTGCGCACCGTGCCGATCGACCTACGGCACGATTGGCCGTCGGCGCTGCGGCGGGCCGGGTTCGACACCGAGCGGCCCGCCGCCTGGGCCGCCGAGGGCCTGCTGAGCTTCCTGCCGGCAGAAGCCCAGGACCGGCTGCTGGACGACATCACGGCCCTGAGCGCCGACGGTAGCCGGCTGGTGGCCGAGGTCTTTTCGAATACCGGCGTCAGCGGGGAGGCGCTGAACGCCGCCAGCCAGAAGTGGCGGGACAACGGCCTGGAGATCGCGCTTGGCGACCTGGGCTTCCCCGGCGAGCGCAACGACGCGGCGACCTACCTCGAGCAACACGGCTGGCGGGCGGTTCGCACACCCCTGAATCGGTTGCTGGCCGACAACGGGTTACCTTTGCAGCGCACCGACCCGGGCGCGCCGTTCGCCCAGAACTATTACTGCACCGCGGTGTTGCACAAGGCAGGTTGA